A DNA window from Rhineura floridana isolate rRhiFlo1 chromosome 11, rRhiFlo1.hap2, whole genome shotgun sequence contains the following coding sequences:
- the FUS gene encoding RNA-binding protein FUS isoform X1, with protein sequence MASNDYSQSATQSYGAYPTPPTQGYSQQTSQPYGQQSYSGYGQSADTSGYGQSSYSSSYGQTQSSGYGTQSTPPAYGSSTGYGSSQTSQTSYGQQSSYPSYSQQPASSTPGSYGTSSQTSSYGQPQSGGYGQPSSYGSQQQSSYGQQPSYNPPQSYGQQSQYGSGSSSGGGGGGSGSGGYGQDQSSMSGGGSGGGYGSQDQGGYGGQQDRNRGRGSGGGGSGGYGRGGFDRSGGRGGNRGGRGGMGGGERGGGFNKFGGPRDQGSRHDSAGEQDNSDNNTIFVQGLGENVTIESVADYFKQIGIIKTNKKTGQPMINLYTDRETGKLKGEATVSFDDPPSAKAAIDWFDGKEFSGNPIKVSFATRRADFTRGGGNGRGGRGRGGRGGPMGRGGFGGGGGGSNSGSSGGSRGGFPSGGGGQQRAGDWKCPNPTCENMNFSWRNECNQCKAPKPDGPGGPHMGGGFGEERRGGRGGFDRGGFRGGRGGDRGGFRGGRGGDRGSFGPGKMDSRGDHRQDRRERPY encoded by the exons ATGGCATCTAACG ATTATAGCCAGTCAGCTACACAAAG TTATGGGGCTTACCCAACTCCACCCACACAGGGATATTCACAGCAAACAAGCCAGCCCTATGGGCAGCAGAGCTATAGTGGTTATGGACAATCAGCAGATACGTCTGGATACGGCCAAAGTAGTTACAGCTCTTCTTATGGCCAGACTCAGAGCT CTGGTTATGGCACTCAGTCAACACCACCGGCTTATGGCTCATCAACAGGATACGGCAGCAGTCAGACTTCTCAAACATCGTATGGACAGCAGTCATCCTATCCTAGCTACTCGCAGCAACCTGCCAGCTCCACCCCTGGAAG TTATGGCACTAGCTCTCAGACTTCGAGCTATGGACAACCCCAGAGTGGAGGCTATGGCCAGCCGTCAAGCTATGGCAGCCAACAGCAGAGCTCCTATGGGCAGCAGCCTTCCTACAACCCACCCCAAAGCTACGGCCAGCAGAGTCAGTATGGCAGTGGCAGTAGCAGCGGAGGAGGTGGTGGGGGTAGTGGAT CTGGTGGCTATGGCCAGGATCAGTCATCCATGAGTGGAGGTGGTAGTGGAGGAGGCTATGGTAGCCAGGATCAAGGAGGATATGGTGGCCAGCAAGACCGCAACCGTGGAAGAGGCAGTGGAGGAGGTGGCAGTGGCGGATATGGTAGAGGTGGCTTTGACCGAAGTGGTGGTAGAGGTGGCAACAGAGGTGGTCGTGGAGGCATGGG CGGTGGTGAGCGAGGTGGTGGCTTCAATAAATTTGGTG GACCACGGGACCAAGGGTCACGCCATGATTCTG CTGGCGAACAGGATAACTCTGACAACAACACCATCTTCGTACAGGGACTTGGTGAAAATGTAACCATTGAGTCAGTAGCAGATTACTTCAAGCAGATAGGCATCATCAAG ACAAACAAGAAAACGGGACAGCCTATGATTAACCTGTACACTGATCGTGAGACAGGAAAACTGAAAGGAGAGGCCACTGTTTCCTTTGATGATCCCCCATCTGCAAAGGCTGCCATTGACTGGTTTGATG GGAAGGAATTCTCAGGCAACCCTATCAAAGTTTCATTTGCTACACGGAGGGCAGACTTCACCCGAGGAGGTGGGAATGGTCGTGGAGGAAGAGGCCGTGGTGGTAGAGGAG GACCGATGGGCCGTGgtggatttggtggtggtggaggtggcagCAATAGTGGTTCCAGTGGGGGCAGCAGGGGTGGCTTCCCCAGTGGAGGAGGTGGCCAGCAACGTGCGGGAGACTGGAAATGCCCCAATCC GACATGTGAAAATATGAATTTCTCTTGGCGTAATGAATGCAACCAGTGCAAAGCACCCAAACCAGATgggcctggaggaccacacatGG GAGGCGGGTTTGGTGAAGAACGACGTGGGGGCCGGGGAGGTTTTGACCGAGGTGGCTTCCGAGGAGGCAGGGGCGGAGACCGAGGAGGGTTCCGAGGTGGAAGAGGTGGAGACAGaggcagctttggaccaggaaaAATGGATTCCAG AGGGGACCACAGACAGGACCGTCGTGAGAGACCCTACTGA
- the FUS gene encoding RNA-binding protein FUS isoform X2 produces the protein MDYSQSATQSYGAYPTPPTQGYSQQTSQPYGQQSYSGYGQSADTSGYGQSSYSSSYGQTQSSGYGTQSTPPAYGSSTGYGSSQTSQTSYGQQSSYPSYSQQPASSTPGSYGTSSQTSSYGQPQSGGYGQPSSYGSQQQSSYGQQPSYNPPQSYGQQSQYGSGSSSGGGGGGSGSGGYGQDQSSMSGGGSGGGYGSQDQGGYGGQQDRNRGRGSGGGGSGGYGRGGFDRSGGRGGNRGGRGGMGGGERGGGFNKFGGPRDQGSRHDSAGEQDNSDNNTIFVQGLGENVTIESVADYFKQIGIIKTNKKTGQPMINLYTDRETGKLKGEATVSFDDPPSAKAAIDWFDGKEFSGNPIKVSFATRRADFTRGGGNGRGGRGRGGRGGPMGRGGFGGGGGGSNSGSSGGSRGGFPSGGGGQQRAGDWKCPNPTCENMNFSWRNECNQCKAPKPDGPGGPHMGGGFGEERRGGRGGFDRGGFRGGRGGDRGGFRGGRGGDRGSFGPGKMDSRGDHRQDRRERPY, from the exons ATGG ATTATAGCCAGTCAGCTACACAAAG TTATGGGGCTTACCCAACTCCACCCACACAGGGATATTCACAGCAAACAAGCCAGCCCTATGGGCAGCAGAGCTATAGTGGTTATGGACAATCAGCAGATACGTCTGGATACGGCCAAAGTAGTTACAGCTCTTCTTATGGCCAGACTCAGAGCT CTGGTTATGGCACTCAGTCAACACCACCGGCTTATGGCTCATCAACAGGATACGGCAGCAGTCAGACTTCTCAAACATCGTATGGACAGCAGTCATCCTATCCTAGCTACTCGCAGCAACCTGCCAGCTCCACCCCTGGAAG TTATGGCACTAGCTCTCAGACTTCGAGCTATGGACAACCCCAGAGTGGAGGCTATGGCCAGCCGTCAAGCTATGGCAGCCAACAGCAGAGCTCCTATGGGCAGCAGCCTTCCTACAACCCACCCCAAAGCTACGGCCAGCAGAGTCAGTATGGCAGTGGCAGTAGCAGCGGAGGAGGTGGTGGGGGTAGTGGAT CTGGTGGCTATGGCCAGGATCAGTCATCCATGAGTGGAGGTGGTAGTGGAGGAGGCTATGGTAGCCAGGATCAAGGAGGATATGGTGGCCAGCAAGACCGCAACCGTGGAAGAGGCAGTGGAGGAGGTGGCAGTGGCGGATATGGTAGAGGTGGCTTTGACCGAAGTGGTGGTAGAGGTGGCAACAGAGGTGGTCGTGGAGGCATGGG CGGTGGTGAGCGAGGTGGTGGCTTCAATAAATTTGGTG GACCACGGGACCAAGGGTCACGCCATGATTCTG CTGGCGAACAGGATAACTCTGACAACAACACCATCTTCGTACAGGGACTTGGTGAAAATGTAACCATTGAGTCAGTAGCAGATTACTTCAAGCAGATAGGCATCATCAAG ACAAACAAGAAAACGGGACAGCCTATGATTAACCTGTACACTGATCGTGAGACAGGAAAACTGAAAGGAGAGGCCACTGTTTCCTTTGATGATCCCCCATCTGCAAAGGCTGCCATTGACTGGTTTGATG GGAAGGAATTCTCAGGCAACCCTATCAAAGTTTCATTTGCTACACGGAGGGCAGACTTCACCCGAGGAGGTGGGAATGGTCGTGGAGGAAGAGGCCGTGGTGGTAGAGGAG GACCGATGGGCCGTGgtggatttggtggtggtggaggtggcagCAATAGTGGTTCCAGTGGGGGCAGCAGGGGTGGCTTCCCCAGTGGAGGAGGTGGCCAGCAACGTGCGGGAGACTGGAAATGCCCCAATCC GACATGTGAAAATATGAATTTCTCTTGGCGTAATGAATGCAACCAGTGCAAAGCACCCAAACCAGATgggcctggaggaccacacatGG GAGGCGGGTTTGGTGAAGAACGACGTGGGGGCCGGGGAGGTTTTGACCGAGGTGGCTTCCGAGGAGGCAGGGGCGGAGACCGAGGAGGGTTCCGAGGTGGAAGAGGTGGAGACAGaggcagctttggaccaggaaaAATGGATTCCAG AGGGGACCACAGACAGGACCGTCGTGAGAGACCCTACTGA
- the LOC133365904 gene encoding prostasin-like isoform X1, with protein MTRIKKKSSSSARGCGGSSGGGKEARQPERATVVGETRAQGVCGVPAMGRIMGGMNAQHGQWPWQVSLSDSVSNRHLCGATLIAPQWLITAAHCFPPRSKIENYDVILGTFKLNDPPSDLVVLQVEQVIKHPDFTEEEGSKGDIALVKLKKAVTYSRTIRPICLPASSVTFPAGMKCTVTGWGNVLLSTSLPTPKNLQQLEVPIIGTDTCKCLYSRNPDPEDPYIIHDDMICAGFGEGKKDACQGDSGGPLSCRIGNAWLMAGVVSWGDECGAPNRPGIYIRIPSYADWIKENVPEVTLSQVTADVEPLSEEGMCSNVTDASRPGPYDDIQPYPGWSRPINPTQLPSDSTASWACTTDLLILVLLLQTFYYLS; from the exons ATGACACGaataaaaaaaaagtcatcaAGTTCAGCGAGGGGctgcggcggcagcagcggcggcggcaaaGAAGCAAGGCAGCCTGAGCGGGCGACAG TTGTTGGAGAGACCAGAGCACAAG GAGTCTGTGGAGTCCCTGCTATGGGGCGGATCATGGGTGGTATGAATGCCCAACATGGACAGTGGCCCTGGCAAGTCTCTCTTAGTGATAGCGTCAGCAATCGTCACCTTTGTGGAGCAACTCTTATCGCCCCCCAATGGCTGATCACAGCTGCTCATTGTTTCCCTCC GAGGTCTAAAATTGAGAACTATGATGTCATTCTGGGGACCTTCAAGCTCAATGATCCCCCATCCGATCTCGTAGTGCTGCAAGTGGAGCAAGTGATCAAACACCCTGACTTCACCGAAGAAGAAGGATCTAAAGGGGATATTGCCCTAGTGAAGCTCAAGAAGGCAGTTACCTACAGTCGCACAATCCGGCCcatttgcctgcctgcctcttctgTCACCTTCCCCGCCGGCATGAAGTGTACCGTCACTGGATGGGGAAATGTGCTCTTATCTA cAAGTCTTCCCACACCCAAGAATCTACAGCAGCTCGAAGTACCAATTATCGGGACAGACACTTGCAAGTGCCTGTATAGCCGGAACCCTGATCCTGAGGACCCCTACATCATCCACGATGACATGATCTGTGCTGGCTTTGGTGAGGGAAAGAAGGATGCCTGCCAG GGTGACTCTGGGGGACCCCTGTCCTGCCGTATTGGCAatgcttggttgatggcaggagtGGTGAGCTGGGGAGACGAGTGCGGAGCCCCCAACAGGCCTGGTATCTATATCCGCATCCCATCCTACGCTGACTGGATTAAGGAGAATGTTCCAGAGGTGACACTCAGCCAAGTGACTGCTGATGTGGAGCCACTCTCAGAAGAGGGCATGTGCTCCAACGTTACTGATGCTAGCCGGCCTGGACCTTATGACGACATCCAGCCCTATCCAGGCTGGTCCCGTCCCATCAACCCCACACAGCTTCCCTCAGACAGTACTGCTTCCTGGGCCTGCACAACTGACCTGCTCATTCTTGTCCTCCTCCTTCAGACCTTCTACTATTTATCATAG
- the LOC133365904 gene encoding prostasin-like isoform X2 — translation MGTFPGVLGLALGLLLFGSVVGETRAQGVCGVPAMGRIMGGMNAQHGQWPWQVSLSDSVSNRHLCGATLIAPQWLITAAHCFPPRSKIENYDVILGTFKLNDPPSDLVVLQVEQVIKHPDFTEEEGSKGDIALVKLKKAVTYSRTIRPICLPASSVTFPAGMKCTVTGWGNVLLSTSLPTPKNLQQLEVPIIGTDTCKCLYSRNPDPEDPYIIHDDMICAGFGEGKKDACQGDSGGPLSCRIGNAWLMAGVVSWGDECGAPNRPGIYIRIPSYADWIKENVPEVTLSQVTADVEPLSEEGMCSNVTDASRPGPYDDIQPYPGWSRPINPTQLPSDSTASWACTTDLLILVLLLQTFYYLS, via the exons ATGGGGACTTTTCCGGGGGTCCTTGGCCTTGCACTAGGCCTGCTGCTCTTTGGCTCTG TTGTTGGAGAGACCAGAGCACAAG GAGTCTGTGGAGTCCCTGCTATGGGGCGGATCATGGGTGGTATGAATGCCCAACATGGACAGTGGCCCTGGCAAGTCTCTCTTAGTGATAGCGTCAGCAATCGTCACCTTTGTGGAGCAACTCTTATCGCCCCCCAATGGCTGATCACAGCTGCTCATTGTTTCCCTCC GAGGTCTAAAATTGAGAACTATGATGTCATTCTGGGGACCTTCAAGCTCAATGATCCCCCATCCGATCTCGTAGTGCTGCAAGTGGAGCAAGTGATCAAACACCCTGACTTCACCGAAGAAGAAGGATCTAAAGGGGATATTGCCCTAGTGAAGCTCAAGAAGGCAGTTACCTACAGTCGCACAATCCGGCCcatttgcctgcctgcctcttctgTCACCTTCCCCGCCGGCATGAAGTGTACCGTCACTGGATGGGGAAATGTGCTCTTATCTA cAAGTCTTCCCACACCCAAGAATCTACAGCAGCTCGAAGTACCAATTATCGGGACAGACACTTGCAAGTGCCTGTATAGCCGGAACCCTGATCCTGAGGACCCCTACATCATCCACGATGACATGATCTGTGCTGGCTTTGGTGAGGGAAAGAAGGATGCCTGCCAG GGTGACTCTGGGGGACCCCTGTCCTGCCGTATTGGCAatgcttggttgatggcaggagtGGTGAGCTGGGGAGACGAGTGCGGAGCCCCCAACAGGCCTGGTATCTATATCCGCATCCCATCCTACGCTGACTGGATTAAGGAGAATGTTCCAGAGGTGACACTCAGCCAAGTGACTGCTGATGTGGAGCCACTCTCAGAAGAGGGCATGTGCTCCAACGTTACTGATGCTAGCCGGCCTGGACCTTATGACGACATCCAGCCCTATCCAGGCTGGTCCCGTCCCATCAACCCCACACAGCTTCCCTCAGACAGTACTGCTTCCTGGGCCTGCACAACTGACCTGCTCATTCTTGTCCTCCTCCTTCAGACCTTCTACTATTTATCATAG
- the LOC133365904 gene encoding prostasin-like isoform X3 — translation MLRVVGETRAQGVCGVPAMGRIMGGMNAQHGQWPWQVSLSDSVSNRHLCGATLIAPQWLITAAHCFPPRSKIENYDVILGTFKLNDPPSDLVVLQVEQVIKHPDFTEEEGSKGDIALVKLKKAVTYSRTIRPICLPASSVTFPAGMKCTVTGWGNVLLSTSLPTPKNLQQLEVPIIGTDTCKCLYSRNPDPEDPYIIHDDMICAGFGEGKKDACQGDSGGPLSCRIGNAWLMAGVVSWGDECGAPNRPGIYIRIPSYADWIKENVPEVTLSQVTADVEPLSEEGMCSNVTDASRPGPYDDIQPYPGWSRPINPTQLPSDSTASWACTTDLLILVLLLQTFYYLS, via the exons ATGCTCAGAG TTGTTGGAGAGACCAGAGCACAAG GAGTCTGTGGAGTCCCTGCTATGGGGCGGATCATGGGTGGTATGAATGCCCAACATGGACAGTGGCCCTGGCAAGTCTCTCTTAGTGATAGCGTCAGCAATCGTCACCTTTGTGGAGCAACTCTTATCGCCCCCCAATGGCTGATCACAGCTGCTCATTGTTTCCCTCC GAGGTCTAAAATTGAGAACTATGATGTCATTCTGGGGACCTTCAAGCTCAATGATCCCCCATCCGATCTCGTAGTGCTGCAAGTGGAGCAAGTGATCAAACACCCTGACTTCACCGAAGAAGAAGGATCTAAAGGGGATATTGCCCTAGTGAAGCTCAAGAAGGCAGTTACCTACAGTCGCACAATCCGGCCcatttgcctgcctgcctcttctgTCACCTTCCCCGCCGGCATGAAGTGTACCGTCACTGGATGGGGAAATGTGCTCTTATCTA cAAGTCTTCCCACACCCAAGAATCTACAGCAGCTCGAAGTACCAATTATCGGGACAGACACTTGCAAGTGCCTGTATAGCCGGAACCCTGATCCTGAGGACCCCTACATCATCCACGATGACATGATCTGTGCTGGCTTTGGTGAGGGAAAGAAGGATGCCTGCCAG GGTGACTCTGGGGGACCCCTGTCCTGCCGTATTGGCAatgcttggttgatggcaggagtGGTGAGCTGGGGAGACGAGTGCGGAGCCCCCAACAGGCCTGGTATCTATATCCGCATCCCATCCTACGCTGACTGGATTAAGGAGAATGTTCCAGAGGTGACACTCAGCCAAGTGACTGCTGATGTGGAGCCACTCTCAGAAGAGGGCATGTGCTCCAACGTTACTGATGCTAGCCGGCCTGGACCTTATGACGACATCCAGCCCTATCCAGGCTGGTCCCGTCCCATCAACCCCACACAGCTTCCCTCAGACAGTACTGCTTCCTGGGCCTGCACAACTGACCTGCTCATTCTTGTCCTCCTCCTTCAGACCTTCTACTATTTATCATAG
- the LOC133365904 gene encoding prostasin-like isoform X4, whose product MGRIMGGMNAQHGQWPWQVSLSDSVSNRHLCGATLIAPQWLITAAHCFPPRSKIENYDVILGTFKLNDPPSDLVVLQVEQVIKHPDFTEEEGSKGDIALVKLKKAVTYSRTIRPICLPASSVTFPAGMKCTVTGWGNVLLSTSLPTPKNLQQLEVPIIGTDTCKCLYSRNPDPEDPYIIHDDMICAGFGEGKKDACQGDSGGPLSCRIGNAWLMAGVVSWGDECGAPNRPGIYIRIPSYADWIKENVPEVTLSQVTADVEPLSEEGMCSNVTDASRPGPYDDIQPYPGWSRPINPTQLPSDSTASWACTTDLLILVLLLQTFYYLS is encoded by the exons ATGGGGCGGATCATGGGTGGTATGAATGCCCAACATGGACAGTGGCCCTGGCAAGTCTCTCTTAGTGATAGCGTCAGCAATCGTCACCTTTGTGGAGCAACTCTTATCGCCCCCCAATGGCTGATCACAGCTGCTCATTGTTTCCCTCC GAGGTCTAAAATTGAGAACTATGATGTCATTCTGGGGACCTTCAAGCTCAATGATCCCCCATCCGATCTCGTAGTGCTGCAAGTGGAGCAAGTGATCAAACACCCTGACTTCACCGAAGAAGAAGGATCTAAAGGGGATATTGCCCTAGTGAAGCTCAAGAAGGCAGTTACCTACAGTCGCACAATCCGGCCcatttgcctgcctgcctcttctgTCACCTTCCCCGCCGGCATGAAGTGTACCGTCACTGGATGGGGAAATGTGCTCTTATCTA cAAGTCTTCCCACACCCAAGAATCTACAGCAGCTCGAAGTACCAATTATCGGGACAGACACTTGCAAGTGCCTGTATAGCCGGAACCCTGATCCTGAGGACCCCTACATCATCCACGATGACATGATCTGTGCTGGCTTTGGTGAGGGAAAGAAGGATGCCTGCCAG GGTGACTCTGGGGGACCCCTGTCCTGCCGTATTGGCAatgcttggttgatggcaggagtGGTGAGCTGGGGAGACGAGTGCGGAGCCCCCAACAGGCCTGGTATCTATATCCGCATCCCATCCTACGCTGACTGGATTAAGGAGAATGTTCCAGAGGTGACACTCAGCCAAGTGACTGCTGATGTGGAGCCACTCTCAGAAGAGGGCATGTGCTCCAACGTTACTGATGCTAGCCGGCCTGGACCTTATGACGACATCCAGCCCTATCCAGGCTGGTCCCGTCCCATCAACCCCACACAGCTTCCCTCAGACAGTACTGCTTCCTGGGCCTGCACAACTGACCTGCTCATTCTTGTCCTCCTCCTTCAGACCTTCTACTATTTATCATAG